A part of Paenibacillus sp. 481 genomic DNA contains:
- a CDS encoding DUF5643 domain-containing protein, which yields MKKTILAASIAAVLGASVISPASVSTALATSANQGSAAESILSATHDGITLKVSDLTYNGTRLSFLLIRDGIDLPTTASPYIDGAIKADDNEWVRERKVPEKDRIKGYITNPTLLVNGKKIDGMGSYGDYPVKKHAFRVDLTNVSNLPDDFELTIQTKVTKVKETFELKIPVKATQKPLILKPNASKSDGEFSYTVKELHVSPVSTRLILDSNGPVPRSSEQTGEYIASKVYYELVDDKGNALEQEIFGYFHKEPGTKDSVNELYKSANGTSKSITIKPFTLTVNPKDWSVKGQGKKSVGDKTYLKDLEVTIPVAK from the coding sequence ATGAAAAAAACAATTTTGGCTGCCTCTATAGCAGCAGTACTCGGAGCAAGTGTTATTAGCCCAGCATCAGTATCGACTGCGTTAGCTACATCCGCAAACCAAGGAAGCGCAGCTGAATCTATCTTAAGTGCTACCCACGACGGAATCACATTAAAGGTAAGCGACTTAACTTATAATGGAACTCGTTTATCTTTTCTCTTAATCCGTGACGGAATAGATTTACCTACAACCGCATCGCCATACATTGATGGAGCAATTAAAGCTGACGATAACGAATGGGTCAGAGAACGGAAGGTGCCTGAAAAGGATCGGATTAAAGGATATATTACAAATCCAACCCTTCTAGTTAATGGGAAAAAGATCGACGGTATGGGCAGTTACGGAGATTATCCCGTTAAGAAACACGCTTTTCGCGTTGATTTAACAAATGTCTCGAATTTGCCGGATGATTTCGAGCTCACGATTCAAACGAAAGTGACGAAGGTCAAGGAAACTTTTGAGTTGAAAATTCCAGTAAAGGCTACACAAAAGCCGCTTATACTGAAGCCAAATGCGTCCAAATCAGACGGGGAGTTCAGCTATACGGTTAAGGAATTGCATGTTTCGCCAGTGTCTACTCGTCTTATTTTGGATAGTAACGGCCCAGTTCCAAGATCGTCAGAACAGACCGGTGAATATATCGCCAGCAAGGTCTATTATGAGCTGGTGGACGACAAAGGGAATGCCCTCGAACAAGAGATATTCGGCTATTTCCACAAAGAGCCTGGCACGAAAGACAGCGTTAACGAATTGTATAAGTCCGCGAACGGTACATCTAAATCGATTACGATTAAGCCATTTACGCTTACGGTGAACCCGAAGGATTGGAGCGTGAAAGGCCAAGGGAAGAAGAGTGTTGGAGATAAGACATACCTGAAAGATTTGGAAGTGACGATTCCGGTAGCGAAGTAA
- a CDS encoding phosphotransferase enzyme family protein, which yields MIDSLKWIIAKYVDTNNVKTEPAPFGLTNTTIFVAIHNEKFVVRKYDRYTKSIQSLALEMSVTSFLEDSPLSFEIPRFLPTLDGEAYVTLQDGTLGACVTYIKGTAPALLTLKDARSFGSVVGELAAKLGTYNKPRGLDFEGIPFTDFYGIHPLVNQAAVESFWDCPPFPITDAQKNAYDHALASVNKQLEQLKKLPQQLVHHDLLVFNLLAIDDNITGVLDFDFLAYDIAFLEFAISLNHVLQMSNGSLDMAAAFIDGYTTFRSFTTDETQQLRTLTRLYHVAVLHIYMGQYVSGKDIGMPFTTILNQLIERDYWLDLNLDKLEPLFTCKKKGTHAG from the coding sequence ATGATAGATTCGTTAAAATGGATAATTGCCAAATATGTTGATACCAACAATGTGAAAACGGAACCCGCACCGTTCGGTTTAACGAATACGACCATATTCGTGGCGATACATAACGAGAAATTCGTTGTGCGAAAATATGACCGATATACAAAGTCGATTCAAAGCTTAGCCTTGGAAATGAGTGTGACGTCATTTTTAGAAGACAGTCCATTGTCCTTTGAAATTCCAAGGTTCTTACCTACGCTAGATGGAGAAGCATATGTTACGTTACAGGACGGTACTTTAGGAGCTTGCGTTACTTATATTAAGGGTACCGCACCTGCGCTGTTAACGCTGAAAGATGCCAGATCGTTTGGAAGCGTCGTGGGAGAATTGGCTGCTAAGCTAGGTACATATAACAAGCCAAGGGGGTTAGACTTTGAAGGGATTCCCTTTACAGACTTCTACGGCATCCACCCGCTCGTTAATCAAGCAGCAGTCGAATCGTTTTGGGATTGCCCGCCATTTCCTATTACAGATGCACAAAAAAACGCCTATGATCATGCCCTTGCATCCGTTAATAAACAGCTTGAACAATTAAAGAAATTACCACAGCAGCTTGTGCATCATGATTTGCTCGTGTTCAATTTGCTTGCGATAGACGATAATATAACTGGCGTCCTTGATTTTGATTTTCTGGCGTATGACATTGCCTTTCTAGAATTTGCAATCAGTTTGAATCATGTGTTGCAAATGTCAAATGGCTCTTTAGATATGGCTGCTGCGTTCATTGACGGCTACACAACATTTCGCTCCTTTACTACAGATGAAACTCAACAATTAAGAACGTTGACTCGTTTATACCATGTCGCGGTACTGCACATCTATATGGGGCAATATGTATCTGGCAAGGATATTGGTATGCCTTTCACAACCATCCTGAATCAACTCATTGAACGGGATTATTGGTTAGACTTGAATCTCGATAAATTGGAACCGCTGTTCACCTGCAAAAAAAAAGGAACTCACGCTGGATAA
- a CDS encoding DUF5643 domain-containing protein, protein MSTMNNTAKPKSNHTRKKITLIAWAVMLGVAIVGNGFPSYASAETAMQAAVAAKPAIDSNKTVTQGGVTLNLTKVLYDGQLLKITIQPERGTVDSAKYPVLSVEGKQTIFNAGFTTTSENTTAWLNYSIHGKLPDEFNMTLTLHANGVKEPFIFNIPMKKLGSLITLEPGITQKSGNFSYTVNHFEMTPLTTKLKLDSKGNVPTGATSKGSPSKMFYEIANEQGDLIQGNVSDLDIKKKPKSSHKEDLLYVDSFESVPKTITIKPYTYTIEPNGNILTEKNKFKRWVKTYYKDLEMKIVIPK, encoded by the coding sequence ATGAGCACTATGAACAACACTGCGAAACCTAAGTCGAATCATACTCGGAAAAAAATCACGTTAATCGCATGGGCAGTCATGCTAGGTGTGGCGATCGTCGGCAATGGATTTCCTTCTTACGCTAGTGCTGAGACTGCCATGCAAGCTGCTGTTGCCGCTAAGCCAGCCATTGATTCGAATAAAACGGTTACTCAAGGTGGCGTGACGCTCAACCTAACTAAAGTGTTGTACGACGGGCAACTCCTGAAAATTACGATTCAGCCGGAGCGCGGGACTGTAGATTCCGCGAAGTATCCGGTGCTATCTGTTGAGGGGAAACAGACGATATTTAATGCTGGATTTACGACAACTAGCGAAAATACGACAGCGTGGCTAAACTACTCCATCCATGGAAAACTTCCGGACGAGTTCAATATGACGCTGACGTTACATGCGAATGGCGTAAAGGAGCCATTTATTTTTAATATCCCGATGAAAAAGCTTGGAAGTCTGATCACTTTAGAGCCGGGTATCACTCAAAAAAGCGGAAATTTTAGTTATACGGTGAACCATTTCGAAATGACCCCGTTAACGACAAAGCTCAAGCTGGATAGCAAAGGGAACGTTCCGACAGGAGCTACATCCAAGGGGAGTCCTAGCAAAATGTTCTATGAAATTGCAAATGAGCAAGGGGATTTAATACAGGGAAATGTGTCCGATCTCGACATCAAGAAAAAGCCTAAATCTAGCCATAAAGAGGATCTGTTATACGTGGACTCGTTCGAATCGGTACCCAAAACCATTACAATTAAACCGTATACGTATACGATTGAACCGAATGGGAACATTTTGACGGAAAAAAATAAGTTCAAAAGATGGGTGAAAACGTATTATAAGGACCTCGAAATGAAGATTGTGATCCCGAAATAA
- a CDS encoding DUF4179 domain-containing protein, which yields MEKWQHQTECAEMDAIERLIADTALPKHSLSDQIMSKIEARPLSRRLSRAKPNVMKRVAVATSAAAILGVGVIGAGFVSPVMAATLKQIPVIGVLFQGTSEEAVRAAIKQGIVSTPNLSVTHDGITLKLTNLLYDGTRLSFLVEREGENLPFNAGTPYIPFDPTEKGEWAKKRMVPEKDQLKGYIKRPTILANGKEIDSASGQYGDYPLGKSTAYEVELFQIKHLPDEFELTVQLNVTKVKETFEFKIPVKVKNKALVLKPGMSKSHGDFSYTVKQLDISLVSTRLILDSKGPVPRSPAQTGKYHASKMYYELVDDKGIEVELSQYGYFHGKPKTKYNVDELYSPFKGVPKSITIKPYTLTVKNKDWNVVGRDLKNDKKGDRTYIKQLEMTIPVKK from the coding sequence ATGGAAAAGTGGCAGCATCAAACGGAGTGCGCTGAAATGGATGCCATTGAACGCTTGATTGCGGACACGGCATTGCCAAAGCACAGTTTGAGCGATCAAATTATGAGCAAGATTGAAGCTCGTCCACTGTCAAGACGATTATCTCGGGCAAAACCAAATGTAATGAAGCGTGTAGCAGTAGCCACATCTGCGGCCGCGATCCTTGGCGTAGGTGTTATTGGCGCGGGATTTGTATCGCCAGTTATGGCTGCAACCTTAAAGCAAATTCCCGTTATCGGAGTGCTCTTCCAAGGAACGAGTGAAGAAGCAGTGCGAGCTGCGATTAAGCAAGGAATCGTATCTACACCTAACCTAAGTGTAACTCATGATGGAATTACACTTAAATTAACGAATCTTTTGTACGATGGAACTCGGTTATCTTTTTTGGTGGAACGTGAAGGTGAAAATTTGCCGTTTAATGCTGGCACTCCGTATATCCCGTTTGATCCTACTGAAAAAGGAGAGTGGGCTAAAAAACGGATGGTTCCGGAAAAAGATCAGCTTAAAGGTTATATCAAAAGGCCAACGATCCTTGCAAATGGAAAGGAAATTGATTCCGCATCAGGGCAATATGGGGACTACCCGCTAGGGAAAAGCACCGCTTATGAAGTTGAATTGTTTCAAATCAAACATTTGCCAGATGAATTTGAGCTGACCGTTCAGCTCAATGTCACAAAGGTAAAAGAAACCTTCGAGTTCAAAATTCCTGTAAAAGTGAAAAATAAGGCGCTTGTCCTGAAGCCGGGCATGTCTAAATCACATGGAGATTTCAGCTATACGGTTAAGCAGTTAGACATTTCACTCGTCTCCACTCGTCTTATTTTGGATAGTAAAGGACCTGTTCCACGTTCTCCAGCGCAGACAGGCAAATACCACGCTAGCAAGATGTATTATGAGCTTGTGGATGACAAAGGCATTGAAGTGGAGCTGAGTCAATACGGGTATTTCCACGGCAAACCGAAAACCAAATACAACGTTGACGAGTTATACAGTCCTTTTAAAGGCGTACCTAAATCCATTACGATTAAGCCTTATACCCTTACGGTGAAGAACAAGGATTGGAATGTCGTCGGTAGAGATTTGAAAAATGATAAAAAAGGTGATCGGACGTACATTAAACAATTGGAAATGACTATTCCTGTTAAAAAGTAA
- a CDS encoding RNA polymerase sigma factor: protein MQTIIPGEAEEKRNAIEAIVEQVKAGDIQAYKSIIIHFERQMYAYCLYILKDHAETEDAVQEIFIRAYEHLYQYSRQVSFSAWLYKMAYHHLMNVKKKKSRWLRLVEHVKEQQPVQQFSQQESVVHELLTHLSTEERHILLLKAVEQYTFEEISEIMGVKSATIRKKYERLRRKLLESNSLIGGVAHGKVAASNGVR, encoded by the coding sequence TTGCAGACTATCATCCCCGGGGAAGCGGAAGAAAAACGGAATGCAATCGAAGCGATTGTTGAACAAGTCAAAGCAGGAGACATTCAGGCATACAAGTCAATTATTATCCATTTTGAACGGCAAATGTATGCGTATTGCTTGTATATTTTGAAAGATCATGCAGAGACAGAGGATGCTGTGCAAGAGATTTTTATTCGCGCTTATGAACATCTGTATCAATATAGCAGGCAAGTATCTTTTTCTGCGTGGCTTTATAAGATGGCGTATCATCATTTGATGAATGTAAAGAAGAAGAAAAGCCGTTGGCTCAGATTGGTCGAGCATGTGAAAGAGCAGCAGCCTGTGCAGCAATTTTCTCAACAGGAGTCTGTCGTGCATGAGCTGTTAACGCATCTATCGACGGAAGAACGTCATATTTTACTGCTAAAAGCGGTAGAACAGTACACCTTTGAAGAAATAAGTGAAATTATGGGCGTTAAGTCCGCTACGATACGAAAAAAATATGAGCGCTTGCGGCGGAAGTTATTGGAGAGCAATAGCCTAATTGGAGGGGTGGCACATGGAAAAGTGGCAGCATCAAACGGAGTGCGCTGA
- a CDS encoding bifunctional cytochrome P450/NADPH--P450 reductase: protein MKETGYIPQPNTYGPLGNLPLINQDSPTLSLCELADKYGPIYRFTGPGFSTLVVSGHKLVAEVCDGSRFDKLIYSELENVRAFGGDGLFTSRTNEPNWRKAHNILLPTFGQQAMKGYHSMMVDIALQLVQKWARLNPQDSIDVPDDMTRLTLDTIGLCGFNYRFNSFYREDHSPFIVSMVRALNEAMQKSARLAIQHLFMFKAKRQFQADIQTMFTLVDKIIAERKASGDQGEMDLLSRMLNGKDPETGEMLDDENIRYQIITFLIAGHETTSGLLSFALYFLLKNPDSLKKAYAEVDQVFTSPTPTYNQVLQLKYIRMILNESLRLWPTAPGFDLYAKEDTVIGGIYPLKKGDGVSVLLPQLHRDKDAWGEDANEFRPERFADPAKVPNHAYKPFGNGERACIGMQFALYEATLVLGMILQHFALIDYENYELNIQQTLTIKPGDFKIRVQLRQDKQVASMPVQAGAAETAAGLAVEDVEDAANEREQKEQRGQGKRRAQWEQGERTEQRSQPGQPSEVEQRSHAGQPREAEQRSHAGQPREADQRSQIASTISGAESPSLLVLYGSNLGTAEGIARELAHTSRLYGFKSEVGPLNDWVGRLPNEGAVVIVTASYSGRPPHNAAKFVQWLKQVQPNELLGVQYAVFGCGDRNWSNTYQDVPRWIDDQLTLKGGTRLSPRGEADAGGNVERQLAEWRETMWADMKHAFGLQAAEHHHVAVEQQRSLHVQFVSELVSGLEALPLARTYGAVITTVLDNRELQMAGSERSTRHIELAWPEGMTYQEGDHLGVLPSNSKENVDRILRRFRLHGNDQLILTSDGRNMAHLPLNRPVSLIELLRHSVEIQEPATRAQLRELAAYTVCPPHKRELEALLDEAVYKEHIWNKRISMLSLLEQYEACELPFEQFLELLPPLKPRYYSISSSPRTDAKQVSITVAVVHGPAWSGNGEYEGVASTYLATCKRGEEVLMFVRTPESGFQLPEDATVPIIMIGPGTGVAPFRGFLQARAALKKQGLPIGEAHLFFGCRNELDFIYREELEQFQKEGVVTLHTAFSRAEGMPKCYVQHLLAQHATEIIEMLNDQGRLYVCGDGSQMAPDVEATLQQAYRDVRGVGEQEAQAWLDKLQAEGRYAKDVWART from the coding sequence ATGAAAGAGACAGGATATATCCCTCAACCTAACACATATGGACCACTTGGGAATTTACCTTTAATCAACCAAGATTCACCGACACTCTCCCTTTGTGAACTCGCAGATAAGTACGGGCCGATTTATCGCTTTACAGGCCCTGGCTTTTCCACGTTGGTCGTGTCAGGACATAAACTAGTAGCAGAAGTGTGCGATGGTTCTCGTTTTGACAAATTGATATACAGTGAATTGGAAAATGTACGCGCCTTCGGCGGCGACGGCCTATTTACAAGCAGAACGAACGAGCCTAATTGGAGAAAAGCCCATAACATTTTGCTGCCTACTTTTGGCCAACAAGCGATGAAAGGGTATCACTCCATGATGGTTGACATCGCCTTGCAGTTGGTTCAAAAATGGGCTCGTCTGAATCCGCAAGACAGTATCGATGTCCCTGATGACATGACCCGCCTCACGCTCGACACGATCGGGCTTTGCGGTTTTAATTATCGCTTTAACAGTTTCTATAGAGAAGATCACAGCCCTTTTATTGTGAGCATGGTACGCGCACTAAATGAAGCGATGCAAAAAAGCGCACGGCTTGCGATTCAACATTTATTTATGTTCAAAGCAAAGCGGCAGTTCCAAGCCGATATTCAGACGATGTTTACATTAGTAGACAAAATCATTGCGGAACGAAAGGCAAGCGGCGATCAAGGTGAGATGGACTTACTTTCACGAATGCTGAATGGCAAAGACCCAGAGACTGGGGAAATGCTGGATGACGAAAACATTCGATATCAAATCATCACTTTTTTAATTGCGGGACATGAAACGACAAGTGGCTTATTATCGTTTGCGCTTTATTTTTTGCTGAAAAATCCAGATTCGCTTAAAAAGGCGTATGCGGAAGTGGACCAAGTATTCACAAGCCCGACTCCGACGTACAACCAAGTGCTTCAGCTCAAATACATAAGGATGATATTAAATGAGTCGTTGCGCTTATGGCCGACAGCTCCGGGTTTTGATCTGTATGCGAAAGAAGATACGGTCATCGGAGGGATATATCCTTTAAAAAAAGGAGACGGTGTCAGCGTACTTCTGCCTCAGCTTCATCGTGACAAAGACGCGTGGGGAGAGGACGCAAATGAGTTTCGGCCCGAGCGGTTTGCAGATCCGGCTAAGGTGCCTAATCATGCTTACAAGCCATTTGGCAACGGAGAACGGGCTTGTATCGGGATGCAGTTTGCCTTATACGAAGCAACGTTAGTTCTGGGGATGATTTTACAGCATTTTGCGCTTATTGATTATGAGAACTACGAGTTGAATATCCAGCAGACGTTAACGATTAAACCGGGTGATTTTAAAATACGCGTGCAGTTGCGGCAGGATAAGCAAGTGGCAAGTATGCCTGTGCAAGCGGGGGCAGCAGAGACAGCGGCTGGGCTGGCTGTTGAGGATGTTGAGGATGCAGCCAATGAGCGGGAGCAAAAAGAGCAAAGAGGACAAGGGAAACGAAGAGCACAGTGGGAGCAAGGTGAGCGGACGGAGCAGCGTAGTCAGCCAGGTCAGCCAAGTGAGGTGGAGCAACGAAGTCATGCAGGTCAGCCAAGAGAGGCGGAGCAACGAAGTCATGCAGGTCAGCCGAGAGAGGCAGATCAACGAAGTCAGATTGCAAGCACCATAAGCGGAGCTGAAAGTCCCTCGCTGCTCGTGCTTTACGGCTCTAATCTAGGCACAGCAGAAGGAATAGCACGAGAACTTGCACATACCTCACGCCTATACGGCTTCAAGAGTGAAGTCGGCCCTCTGAATGATTGGGTCGGTAGGCTTCCCAATGAGGGAGCCGTAGTTATCGTTACCGCTTCTTATAGCGGAAGGCCGCCGCACAATGCGGCTAAGTTTGTGCAATGGCTGAAACAAGTGCAACCGAATGAACTTCTAGGTGTTCAATATGCGGTATTTGGCTGTGGTGACCGCAATTGGTCGAATACGTATCAGGACGTGCCTAGATGGATCGACGACCAGCTCACATTAAAAGGAGGCACAAGGCTTTCTCCACGTGGTGAAGCCGATGCTGGCGGGAATGTTGAGCGGCAACTTGCCGAGTGGCGGGAGACCATGTGGGCGGATATGAAGCATGCTTTTGGCTTGCAAGCAGCCGAACATCATCATGTGGCAGTCGAGCAGCAGCGTTCACTGCACGTTCAATTTGTGAGCGAATTAGTCAGCGGATTAGAAGCGCTGCCTCTTGCTCGCACGTACGGTGCTGTCATCACTACAGTGCTGGATAATCGTGAACTGCAAATGGCTGGAAGCGAGCGCAGCACAAGGCATATTGAGCTTGCATGGCCTGAAGGGATGACGTATCAGGAAGGCGATCACCTCGGGGTGCTACCAAGCAATAGCAAGGAGAATGTAGATCGAATATTGCGTCGGTTCCGACTTCATGGAAATGATCAACTGATACTGACGTCTGATGGCCGCAACATGGCACATTTACCACTGAATCGCCCTGTTAGCCTGATTGAACTGCTCCGTCACAGTGTAGAAATACAAGAGCCAGCAACTCGCGCGCAGCTGCGTGAGCTTGCAGCTTACACCGTGTGCCCACCGCATAAGCGTGAATTGGAAGCCTTACTAGATGAAGCTGTGTACAAGGAGCACATATGGAATAAACGTATCTCGATGCTAAGCTTACTGGAACAGTACGAAGCGTGCGAGCTGCCGTTCGAACAGTTCCTAGAGCTGCTGCCGCCACTTAAGCCAAGATACTACTCGATTTCCAGTTCTCCACGAACAGATGCTAAGCAAGTAAGCATTACAGTTGCCGTTGTGCATGGACCTGCTTGGAGTGGCAACGGCGAATACGAAGGTGTTGCTTCAACGTACTTGGCCACATGCAAGCGAGGAGAAGAAGTCCTTATGTTCGTACGCACGCCTGAATCTGGCTTCCAATTGCCGGAGGATGCGACTGTGCCTATCATTATGATTGGCCCGGGGACAGGTGTGGCGCCGTTTAGAGGTTTTTTGCAGGCACGGGCTGCACTCAAGAAGCAAGGATTGCCTATCGGGGAAGCGCATCTCTTTTTCGGATGCCGCAACGAATTGGATTTTATTTACCGTGAGGAGCTTGAGCAATTTCAAAAAGAAGGCGTTGTCACGCTTCACACGGCTTTTTCGCGTGCAGAAGGGATGCCCAAATGCTATGTGCAGCATTTACTAGCACAACATGCAACCGAAATCATAGAAATGCTTAACGATCAAGGGCGGCTCTATGTTTGCGGAGACGGCAGTCAAATGGCGCCGGATGTGGAGGCCACCCTTCAACAAGCCTACCGAGATGTGCGGGGAGTAGGCGAGCAAGAAGCGCAAGCTTGGCTGGACAAGTTGCAAGCAGAGGGGCGCTACGCGAAAGATGTGTGGGCACGGACATAA
- a CDS encoding TetR/AcrR family transcriptional regulator: MKNTRTATKEARLNAILDAATELLVEKPTASLNEIADCAGIGIATLHRYIESREQLMLQLGLRATNVVGETVSQIRLDEENDESYIKALIEVLIPLGDKIYFLTHETSLYFSAEMIAAEEKVKEPIRQAIKSLQLTGYFRQDMSSDWILEVLYSLLILTWQQVQQGHIAKKVAPKLVIDTLFHGVRTNTPAN; the protein is encoded by the coding sequence TTGAAAAATACGAGAACCGCAACAAAGGAAGCTAGGCTTAATGCCATTCTAGATGCGGCAACAGAGCTATTGGTCGAGAAACCTACCGCTTCTTTGAATGAGATTGCCGATTGTGCAGGCATAGGCATTGCCACCTTGCACAGATATATCGAGAGTAGGGAGCAGTTAATGCTGCAACTTGGACTACGAGCTACCAATGTCGTAGGAGAAACGGTTAGCCAAATTCGGCTAGATGAGGAGAATGACGAGTCCTACATTAAGGCGCTGATCGAGGTGCTTATTCCGCTGGGGGACAAGATCTATTTTCTTACGCATGAAACTTCACTCTACTTCAGCGCGGAAATGATTGCAGCCGAGGAAAAAGTGAAGGAACCCATTAGGCAAGCCATTAAATCGTTGCAGCTCACAGGGTATTTCCGGCAGGATATGAGCAGCGATTGGATTTTGGAAGTGCTATATTCGCTGCTCATCCTCACTTGGCAGCAGGTTCAGCAAGGGCACATCGCCAAAAAAGTAGCTCCAAAGCTTGTCATCGATACGCTGTTCCACGGAGTTAGAACGAATACACCCGCAAATTAA
- a CDS encoding putative immunity protein, which yields MEKIKFVDAELSETIAELLGKYDHKTLAIWAADCSEHVLPYFEEKVPYDERPRQAIEAGRVWVRGEITMSEARTAAFAAHAAARDTDDAAACAAARAAGHAAATAHVASHAVHAATYAAKAAAFSSADVSDNTAKERNWQLKHLLDLGGGGQS from the coding sequence ATGGAAAAAATCAAGTTTGTAGATGCGGAGCTGAGCGAGACGATAGCAGAGCTACTGGGCAAGTACGATCACAAGACGTTAGCCATTTGGGCTGCGGATTGCTCCGAACATGTACTTCCATATTTCGAAGAGAAGGTTCCATATGATGAACGGCCTCGACAAGCGATTGAAGCCGGGCGTGTCTGGGTGCGTGGTGAAATCACGATGAGTGAAGCGCGTACTGCGGCTTTTGCCGCTCACGCTGCTGCACGCGATACGGATGATGCCGCGGCTTGCGCTGCTGCTCGTGCCGCTGGGCACGCAGCCGCAACCGCTCATGTTGCCAGCCATGCTGTACACGCGGCCACCTATGCAGCCAAAGCGGCCGCTTTCTCCTCCGCGGATGTCAGTGATAACACCGCCAAAGAGCGCAACTGGCAACTCAAACACTTGCTCGATTTAGGTGGAGGCGGCCAATCATGA
- a CDS encoding aminotransferase-like domain-containing protein, whose product MLFKQVYDYIMTRIERGDWNIHDKLPSIRLLALELEVNRLTVFKAYQLLKKNGKVYVKEKSGYYVSPADSSANCSVNRSVNSAQFLNEHDLNRTPERYTVQRNCKMSDIHRVAAVYQFSQALIDPNLLPNLFLSEYVKKVFDIYPKLMGTYSTPQGDAELREVLCQYLINHYQIHLHPSEVLITTGAQQAIDLLSRMFIRPMDAILVERPTYCAAIDVFRGQGARLIPVNISPNGYDLDKVESLMKQYRPRFFYMNPTFHNPTGYTLPASQRKQLVELAEQYRCLLIEDDAFQDMYFDKRPPEPLFTYDTEGWVVYLRSFCKYVAPGLRICAVFGRKSVIEPLITAKSLADNGTPLVTQKIFIHYFQSERMQQHLAKLRIALQIRRDIMEEELTLAPIDWKWVTPNGGLNLWLQLPETVPVSTLLDECLRQAIAFLPGQICDPLNEMQSWIRLSYSFVNEEQLRIGIRQLATIAQSIQSREIRC is encoded by the coding sequence ATGCTGTTCAAACAAGTATACGATTACATCATGACGCGGATTGAGCGAGGAGATTGGAATATACACGATAAGCTTCCTTCTATTCGACTGCTTGCGCTGGAATTAGAAGTCAATCGACTAACGGTGTTCAAAGCGTACCAATTGCTAAAAAAGAACGGAAAAGTGTACGTGAAGGAGAAGTCAGGGTATTATGTCAGTCCTGCGGATAGCTCTGCAAATTGTTCTGTGAATCGTTCCGTGAATTCGGCACAATTCCTTAACGAACATGATCTAAACCGAACACCGGAACGTTATACTGTGCAACGAAACTGTAAAATGTCTGACATTCACAGGGTAGCCGCTGTTTATCAATTTTCCCAAGCACTCATCGACCCGAATTTGCTGCCGAATTTATTTTTATCAGAGTATGTGAAAAAAGTTTTTGATATTTACCCGAAGCTAATGGGGACGTATTCCACTCCACAAGGGGATGCAGAGCTGCGAGAAGTCCTGTGCCAATACCTGATCAATCATTACCAGATTCATCTACATCCAAGCGAGGTATTGATTACGACAGGGGCCCAACAGGCCATTGACTTGCTTTCTCGAATGTTTATCAGACCTATGGATGCGATTTTAGTGGAACGTCCGACATATTGCGCTGCGATTGATGTGTTCCGCGGACAGGGCGCCCGCTTAATTCCGGTGAATATTTCGCCGAATGGCTATGATTTAGACAAAGTCGAATCGTTGATGAAGCAGTATCGTCCACGGTTTTTTTATATGAATCCTACGTTTCATAATCCAACAGGGTATACATTGCCTGCTTCGCAACGCAAGCAGCTTGTAGAGCTGGCTGAACAGTATCGATGTCTCCTTATTGAAGATGATGCGTTTCAAGATATGTATTTTGATAAGCGGCCGCCGGAGCCTTTATTTACGTACGATACAGAGGGCTGGGTTGTGTACCTCCGAAGTTTCTGCAAGTATGTGGCGCCTGGCTTACGAATCTGCGCGGTGTTTGGCCGTAAGTCAGTAATCGAGCCTTTGATAACGGCTAAGTCACTGGCAGATAACGGAACACCGCTCGTCACGCAAAAAATATTTATTCATTATTTTCAATCGGAACGGATGCAGCAGCATTTGGCCAAGTTGCGGATTGCGCTGCAAATTCGCAGAGACATCATGGAAGAGGAACTAACCTTGGCACCGATTGACTGGAAATGGGTCACTCCCAACGGGGGGCTTAATTTATGGCTTCAACTGCCGGAGACGGTGCCAGTGAGCACGCTATTAGACGAGTGCTTGCGACAAGCGATAGCGTTCCTTCCAGGTCAAATTTGTGACCCACTAAATGAGATGCAGTCTTGGATTAGACTGAGCTATTCATTTGTGAATGAAGAGCAATTACGCATAGGAATTCGTCAGCTTGCAACGATTGCACAATCTATTCAGAGCCGTGAGATACGTTGTTGA